The region tattattgttgagctttagatccttcgagattaactattccgctatatacttgttctaacgtttgttcaagtgtgactCAAATTTTTTCTCTCAACAGTTAGATGTtaacatattgtgttgggttgagttTGTATTACttcgtgttgtagccaacaaaccctggagcattccagatatgagctgaggaccaggtggtatgccagactcatattgagggctcaggtgcattctagatacgagctgaggacccgatggtatgccagactcatactgagggattGAGGGTATTAGAGCATTCTAGATATGGGTTGAGGGTCgagtagggcatgccagactcataatgAGGGCTCAATAGCATTCCATATACGAGCTGAGGATCGGTTGGTATACCAGACTCGTACCGAGGGCCGAACATTGGTATTCTAATTTGATGATTGATTGGGTTAGGAGCAAGCCATACATAAGCTGTGGGCCCcgggggcaagccagacttatgctgTGGGCTCAAGAGAATGCCATATATGAGTTGTGGGCCCaataggcaagccagactcatactgtgggctcatGGGTAAACCAGTCTTTTAGCTGTGGACCCAATACATGTTGTTGTTGTTTATGTGCTCtttgtttgtgtgttggtacattaggggaactcactaagctttgtgcttgcaattttgtttatggtttcaggttcttcatatgattcgtggcaaggcgaatgtgtgaccgtacacatccttggttttacaacagattggatcttgggagactctgattttaaatcttgttatggagacaatgtttttgtaaacacttttgttaataaatgggttgttttgaaaagtttaaatttgcttaAATTTTTCAGATGTtacaatttaatttaaaattaatctCATAAAATATAGAAACAAGAAAAATACGACAAATACATGTTAATACTATGTCAATTTTGTGTCAAATCTCGTAAACGAAACGAAGTCGTGTTTTTACACTTGACACGACTTCGAATTACAATTCTGCCCACTTTGTTTcacattatgttttttttttcttgttgtcgttgatttCCAAGCCTACTAAGGTAGTTTACCACCAATGAGCCTCTGTTAAATGGGTATAAAATGATAAAACTACccctatttttatttttgttttcattGTCTTTTTTCACATTTTTTAAACTTGAGCGACCATTTCTGTAGACTATTAAAAATGCATTAAATCCTAAAAGCTTCAGCATATTGATAGAGTTCATGTTTTCTATGTCTCTTCCATATTTTAAAGTCGACACTTATGTCTCTCCCACATCTTTGACACCTTGTTCAGGAGTTTAACAAAGAAAATAAGAGAAGGGGAAAGAAAGTAAGGAGaggaaagaagagaaaggaaaccAAAAGAAAATTGTATTTTGTGTTCCGAGTTAGAGAGAAGTGAaagaaaattatatattttgttCATTTCTCTCAAAATCCTTCTAAATTTGAAGGAAATATAGGAGAGAAAgtttttcttctatttttttttcattaaaaaaacttAGGAAGACCATTTTTTTACTTTCTTCTCACTCCAATCGTTTCCTTCTTTCATCATTAAGTTAAACTCGAGAACACAGTGTGAAAGCCGATGACCACCTATGTCTCTCCTACGTCCATCTATATCTATCTCTCTATCGATGTTGATGCCTTCATTCTGAAAGTGTTGCTTTTTCACCGTCATCCCATCTCCTCCGCCTAGAACTCACCCTATATGCAGTGGCAGAAGCAGGAATTAATAGTAGGGGTTGCACAATTTTTTTTTCTGGTCAAAgataatataaaacataaaaatggTTCATTACGTCTAATACAATTTTTTTCTGGTTAAACATAATATAACAACGATCTATTACAATTTAAATTTGTCCTCTTCATGCAGACATCTTTTGAAACCACTCCATTACTTTTTCATTCTCAACTTTCGCATGTGCTTCGATCTCAACATTACAAAGCAATGCATCGTTCATTAAGTCATCACCAATTTTTTTGCGTAAGTCGGTCTTCAAGAGCTTCATCTTTGAAAAACATCTTTCTACACTTGCGGTCGCTACGAGTAATATCAAAGCCAACTTTAAAAGCTTATAAACCAAAGGATAAGACCGATGCTTCCCTATACTAACCATCAAACGAGAAAGGTCTGGAATTCCTTTCAAATGAGTGAAGCGCTCATCTTTGATGCAAAAGTGATAAAATATCTCAAGTTGTCCTTCAAGGTTTATCATATCCGAATCATCAAAGTCATACTTGTATAAATTACCTAACTTCAACGACTTTGATTTGTCAAATTGTGCAAATGAATCACAAGGGCTCAAAGCACTCATGTATTCTAGTAACTGGGTGCTTGTTTCACTAAATAGATCCCAATATTCTATAAGTTTCATATCTACCACCGTGTTGATGATTTCAACCTCAAAATGAAATCTATTTGTCTTTGTAGTCTTACAGTTTCTCGCACCAATATACAACTCTTCCATATCTAAAGTATCAATTTTGTGTGTTTGAAAAAAGGATACTTTTGGCAAAATGCTAGCAAACCCTGTGTTTCTAAAAGATTGCAACGCCTCTATTGTCCCTCTAACCATCGAAGTCGCTTCTAAAATGTCTAGATCTTTTCTTTAAAGTTGCTTTGACAATGTACCCGTGAGGCGTAAAATGTCATACATATGTAAGTAAAACAAGAACTCATATGATTTAAAATATGCTACGATTATGGACGCTTGTTGACGGTTTGCCAATGACCCTCCCTCATCTTTCACAAAATCTAAAACTACAAGAACATCCACTAACAACTTCATCAAACTTGTGAGTGTGTTGAAATGTGAACCCCATCTTGTTTCTCCCACTTGAACAAGTGTAGTCTCTTGATTTAACCCTCTTAATGTTTCAAGTTCACCACTACACAAACCTTTTTGCACCCTTTCTCTTTCTTGTTCCCGTAGTAAGTCTTTTCTTTTACACGAGGCACAAACAACATTAACCACCAACGAAATTTGCTCAAAAAGGTCACTAACATCATCATGCTTTTTTGCAACAGCCACAATCATTAATTAAAGTTGGTGTGCAAAGCAATGAGCACAAAAATTTGTGTCATTCTCTTGTAATATCAAAGCTTTCAAACCATTGAATTCCCCTCGCATACTGCTAGCCCTATGTAACCTTGTCCTCTTATCtattaaaacaatatatatatatatatatatatatatatatatatatatatatatatatatatatatatataacagataaACCGGATTAAATTAAATTGAAATAACAAAAAAGTAAACAATAAATTACCTAACTAAAACTCAACTTATTACTTGTAAGTACTTCATTTATGGCTTTTTTGAGTGTCAAAGAGGATGGATCCTTCACGTGCACTAGTCTAATGAATCTTTCCTTCACAAAGCCAAGACTATCGACATATCGCAAAACAATATATAGCGATTTGTTCATTTTTTTGAAACATCACTAGATTTATCAACCAATAAAGCAAATACATCTTGACCAATCTCTTCGCGAATATTCAAAAGTACTTCTTGTGCAAAACATTACACAAGTTCTTTTCTAATTTTAGGGGAAATCGGTTGATTGTTTTTAGGAGCATTTTATAAAGTATTGTTGAAAATATCTTCACTAGTCTCTCGAGTGGCTTTTAACACTTCAATGTAAAGCCCTCTATTTTCCGAGTTAACCGACTCGTCATGAGCATGAAAcggtaaacatgttttcaataAAAGTCTAACAACAATAATAGAAACACATAATCGAGCTTTATATTTATGGTCCTCCGCTTCAGTTTGCCTCCTCAAGACTACATTAATAATTTGTTTTTCCCTCATTAAAAATTCACACATTTCTTTTGCTTTGTTGTGAAAACTATCAACACCACCCACATGAGTCCGAAATGCATCTTTTTTATTCCAAGTATCAAAACCTTGGGAAATAAATGCATCTATCCCTCCTCTTTGATTCATGAGGTCTCCACACACATAACAATATAAACAATATGCTCTATTCTTTTTCACACTATATTCCAACCAATCAAAATCATCAAACCATGAAGTAACTAATCTCCTAAATCTATCACCTATTTTCTTTTTTGGAAACTTATGTGCCCTTATTTGACAAGGTCCTTGAAGCAAATACACTTTTCTtacatcatatattatatttgatTTGTAACTTGTAATCTTTGGCCTATCCACTAGGTACTTTGGAAGATCTTTCAAGTCAACATTATCATTAGGTTGAttagagcatggtgtttgtggagTTGCATTAGAAACCGAAGGGTTGATTGATTGGTGATTGGTGTTTGTGGAGTTGCATTAGAATTAGAAATGGAAGAGATTGATTGATTGGTGATTGGTATTTGGGAACATTCTTCACCACTTTCATTAGGATTAGGTCTTTGTCTTTTGGTAAAACAAACCACTTAGTTTAacctataaaaacataacaaatacacctaatcaaacaataacttcaataaaacatagaaatttcacctaatcaaacaataaattcaataaaacatagaaatttcacctaatcaaacaattAATTCAATAAAAACATAGCAATATAACCTAAGCAAACAATAACTTCAATAAAACATATCAATTTCACCCAAGTTAATCAATAACTTCAAAAAGAAAACATATCAATTTCAAATACCTAAATGAATTGGTAAAACTTACTTACTTCATTCTAGGGCTTGATGAAGTCAATTTTGTTAATCAAGAAAGTAGAAATCGCAACTTTACACCTTAAGCTTTGTGCCAACTGCCATGGTGTCGATCGCTAGTTGCCTTATTCAAGGGGGAAGAACGTAAGAATTCAGAAACACAAAGTGTCGAACAATCAAAGTCACGAACGAAGGTCAATTGGTCAAAGACATGAACAGGTCGTGTCATACTcatgagtttttttttctttcttctagCCGATAATACAATTAGTTTATTAGGATTTAGCTATTTTTTTTACAAGCAATTAGAATTGGGCTAATTTGTccaattaatgttttatttagggATTTGGGCTATTAGACAATAATGGATTAAAACATTGGGCTCCTATGTAGCTAATTATAAGTTGTAagcttataattattatttttccgTTTGGTAATTCCCGATAGAGTGACACATTTTTTACGCAGTTGCACAAAATGCTTTTAATAGTTGCACGATTTTTTTGTATGTAGTGGCACAACaggtaaaaatttaaaaaaaattggaaaattttccaCTACGTGCACGAAAGCTAGGTGTTGTCGGTGCCATATCGGGCACCTAGCCAGGACTGTCCCTGCCTACATGCAACTATAGCGGAACCCAACCCCTTTATCTATGTGATTTTGGATTTAAATTTGTCATTATATCTCATTATTAATTATAATGAGAAGGACTGAGATGTAGGCAATTCTATATTTTTCTTAACCTCTACTTTGCTCCTTATTTGGAGCTTTCCTGCTAGGTTAGAAGTTATGAATAAATCACCCTAAAACTTGCAAAACATGGATAATAATCATACCTCGTATTAAAAGTATGTTGATTCTTGAAAATGACCAGTGGCGAATCTAGAACCAAAAACTATATGGTTCCTAatgtaaatgaaattgaaaaaatatgaaaagagtaaaaagttatggtggaggtggtggtggtgctggTAGCAGGTTGTATGCCTTAAAATATTTAAACATCACTTCAATAGCTCTAATAAATTTCTTACAAGTGAACCATACGAGGTCTTATATCTTGAAACAGATtcataattttgtcattatcgATATTTTTTAAAGCATTTTTTTTCAATATACGACATTAAACTATCACTCAAAAATTGATCACTCATTTTTTAAGCGTATACAAGAAATCTAAGATTTTAAACATATGGATTGATTATGGTTGATGGAGGGTATGAACGACAACAAAGGGCGACTGGGCATGGTCAAACGGTGATTGGTGAATGGAAGTCGGTAGGCGCAACAGTTTAAGGCTTGAGGCCGCATGGAACGGGAGTCATTGAATCGTTGAATGTCgtttccatttttttttaaattttagatGGATTGGGCTATATTTACACATTGGTCTTCTTCTAAATGGTTATTAGATATAAAAATATAGGTTCAATGATAttcttttcttaaaaaaattattaaacagTTCTTTTAAGAATATTTAGGTAGTtcctattttatatatatatatatatatatatatatatatatatatatatatatatatatatatatatatatatatatatatatatatatatatagggttaggttcacgTGAGACCACTATATTTTATGAGACGGGGAGACGCAATCATAGCCactcattttgtagataaaaaaacatttttaaaatgcaaaataattaaaaatttacGAATTTTTTTAAAGTATTATTTTCGTcacttttttatcaaaaaaaataataaattgccGTTTTTTTGAAATATCTATGAAATATTCTAGtggaatattagaatattttatatatatgacaaatctattagaatattagaatattctaagattctaaaaatcactttgaaatatttatgttttaagggTAAATTGATTCATATTTAATGAACGGATCACCAATTCGTGTGTTTATGTGCTTTAGGTTCAGTCATTTTTAGGAGTAAGTTATCAATTGGTGATGCTATGATGATAGTGATGTTGATATTGATGACATGacttatatattaattaaattaatatctaaaataaacataataagaAAAGGACGAACAAAGACAAATCTTGTCATTTTCGTAAATTTAACAAGAGCATTATAGATGGTAAATCATGGATCATGAATGCAACTTTTAGAAATTAGATGACAATGACGGTCTGACGGATATAAGATTCAAACTCAAGGATGTCTAACTTAATTGAGATAATAAAATCAACTATGTCGAAAAGGTTTGGGTACCGATTCGATCTTCAatgttaaattttttatttatcattTGTTAACTTAAAAGAAGATTaagaattaaatataaattttggtatctaaaaaaaattgtttattaaaaaCACCATGGTACAACTATacgttattttttttagtttaaaaaCTACTTAAAGCCAATATAATTAATGTATATTGATTTtggtttaattaaaaaattatgggattgtgtaataataataatagtaagggTGTCTATCTAAACTTTAAGGATATCCACCAAATAACATAAtataaatcttaaaaaaaatcCATTTAAGAGATATCAATAGACATCTCATCTTAGTAAATCTTAGTAATTAGTAGTAGGGATGAGAATGAGTCCAAACCCGGACCAGTAGACCCAGACCCGAAAAATTTGGAAACCAGTTAACAAGATTTTGTAGGACCTGTATATAAGaatcggttccggttcggttccgagtAAGGTACCGCGTAAAGTGGGTCTTGAACTGGAAACTCGGAAACATCAAAGTAGGTCGGGTGGAACCGGGTAAAGTGGTTATGAATCAGAAAAACcataattttttggtaattatttagtggttgaactttgaaaattttcagttttgatatcctgaCTTAGGAGGGCTATaagtcattgaatattaaaccaaaaaatgaaaaaaaaaaattatactctaaaattatttaaaatatctaTACTACACGTTGCAAGAAACCTCATAATAATCCGACATTAACGAATTAGATatgtttgttttaaaatttcacataatataaaaataaagatgaaaaatagaaaattttgcagctttgatatcccgactttgggtgactgtaaataaatgaatatgaaacccaaaaatgactagtttaaaatcatatacaaactctaaactacaattTGGAAAAACCCTCATGCTATtctgacttcaaacgaattagatatgtatgttttaaaacttttataaaatacaaaaaaaaaaaaaaaaaaaaaaaccttaaaattCCTAGCTTTGATATTCCGACTTTGAGGGACTGTAAGTCACTGAATATGAAccaaaaaatgacaaaatatagTTTAAAGTCATGTAAAAACTATAAactacactctggaaaaaccTCGTACCAATCTGACTTCAAATGAATGAGATATtcatattttaaacttttcacaGAAACCGGTTTCAGCCTCTAAATCCGGTTCCAGTTCTTAACACGGTTCCGGTTCTTAAACCCAATCTACCCTGACCCGAAGGACCCGAACCCCGTATAAAGTCATTCTTTAAACCCGGAACCGAAACCAATTTTATATATTCCGATTCTAaaggttccggtccggtttttcgATTCTAAATTTCATCCTTATTTAATAGCATCGCTATACCTTgattttgtttaatttaaaaattacttAAAGtcaatataataattgtatattgaTTTGGTTTAATTCAAAAATTATGATGGTGTCTATCTCATAATAATAAAAGTATCCATCTAAAAGTTTTAATGGTGTCTATCTAATAACATAATATAAATCTCTAAAATAATTTACATTCCAAAGGACGTCTTTGGACACCCTTTCCTTCTTAGTAGCATAACCATTGCCATATAGAAGAGCTATgtcaaattttttaaaaattagacTATAACCACATATGAATATAAACGATATAGATCAAAACTATAGTTTACTTTAAAAATTACTTAATTTTATCAAAGAAATAGTTTTACATTTGATACTAATTTTTTAGAAAATGAAATGATTATTCAAGTGAAACAAATAACATTTGTTCATCTGTCGGTTTATCAACAATATGTTTTCAAACAaccttttcattaaaaaaaaataatgagaaaagaaaaagaaaaaaggaaaaataaaatCTTCTTTTCAGATTGACCTAATAGTAATACACTTTAACAAAATAGTATCACATAACCACACGTAATATGAAGTTCTTTATAAATTAAAAGCACCGTCTAAAATAGTGGGAAAAGATCAACAATCCATTATCATGTTTATTAGTACATGACTACATTCTAAAATTACTCTCGTGTCATTCATGAACCCAATTGCTTTGAAACGTCTAAAATCCAACTCATAAAATATTAACACACAAATATCTAAAATAATTttgggttttatttatttattttaaagataAGAGGACACTTGTTGTTCATCTACCTAGTCAAACAAAAGGGGCATGACCCAATACACATGACACCTTTACCTAACACACCATTTTTATCAACATACATCGACTTTTATGCTTTTAAACAAAATTCATCTTTTTATTCATCTATCATTTTCATgtccttttattattattattattattattattattattattattattattattattatttttgctttttttttcctGATACCTATGATTGAGTTGTATACTTTGCTTTTAGAAGATTGGGGACATTATAATTTTGAATTTCACAtcgttaaaaaaaataatataacttATTTTAAAAATTGAATAAAACATGGactttatttgtttttagtttaaAAACATTTCGTCTACTAATGTTTTGAAGTACTTTTTATATGATATATTTTGTTACAATATTATAAATTCAGCTTTTGTGAACTAATTGTATTTAACTCCATGTGTTTCGCATATTGTTATCTTGAtgattttcttatgtctaattgTTTATGATACAAATATTTTGAAAGGGCATCTTATTAATATACTTATGTCACTGTCGTCATTTAAAATACTTAAATACTACAAGTCAGTAATTAGAGTGGAACATAGTTGAATTATAGGTTAGTTGTCCTTCATcgattttagattttttttccctAGATTCCAGCTTATATAACGCAGGAACATAGTTGCCAAATGCTCACACCTGTCCAATTTTCATTCCAGAAAGACACCAGATTACCTCGACCCACCATACTTCTGATTTCTAAGCAACCTGCCTTTCATGAACGAAGTTACCCAATCAAGCCGATTTTTCGTATCTAGTAGTAATCCAAGAaaaaacatataatattaataaaatattgaaAACATCATATACTTTCTCACAGTGGTGGAGCCAGAATGAAATATCATAGGTAACACATCGAAAAAATTTCACTACACCAAAAATATTCCCAAAAAATTTTCATTGCGCCTAAAAATTTAATGGATACCACGGGCTATCTTAGACACCTACATAGATCCTCCCCTGCTTCCTCGTAGTAGAAGTGCATAACATTTTGTATCGAAATCTCCAACTGACACAAAAAATGATATGAGGTCTTGAGCTCGTTGCTAATCGAATAAGACCAGAATTTGGTTTCACAAATCATTATTAAGATTGTAATGGATAAATAATGATGAATTTGGTTTTGGGAAATTTTTAggaaaattttctaagaacaacaAAAATCTTGAAAACCTGCTTGGTTCGttcagttttccaaagttttctagGAAAATGAAAATTTCTAGTTTTtcaaattgtatgtaaattagaaaaatgatttttatagttttccaaagtttttcaaaCTTCTAAGATGGAAAATAAAAACTACACTAGTTCAACCAAAcacgttttctaaaattttcattgaaaactgaaaatgaaaactCAGCTCTATCTTatgaaaacattttcttagaaaataaaaacaattttccACAACCAAGAAAATATTTTGGTTGTGGAAAATTGTTAtcattttctaagaaaatgttttcagaaaataaagttgagttttcatttttaatttttaatgaaaattttagaaaactctTTTAGTTGGAACTTGTGAAGTTTTCATTTCCCatcttaaaaatttggaaaactttaaaaatcacttttctaatttacgtacaatttggaaaactgaaaattatcattttcttaaaaaactttggaaaactgaacgaaccaaacgtgttttcaaaatttccgtttttcttggaaaattttcctagaaaactgaaaatttttcCACCACCAAACGAACCCAAAGTGTTCTGTTGTTTCAACTTTATGCAAAACATATTGAAGAATTAACACATGCATTTATGGACAAATTAGATAAAAACAAACGAGCTTAAAGAGTTCACTTTTTTGGAAACAACAACTATATTATAAAAAGACACACGATTAACAAGTGATTAAGACGTGAGCAAAGTATAGAGTTACAAGAGGAAAATCGAAATAATGAAGAAAACTAACAAAATGGAGAGATATATTTGAACCAAGCATAATACAGAGTAATAACCTCATCAACGATTTTGTAGGATTGGTGTGTAAAGCCTTGAAAGTCTTTTTATTGGGTGCCTTCCAAACGAACCATAAAAGACCATGAAACACCACAGTGATTATCGCTTTCTTCCTCGAACGATTCCCCCAAGTAGCTGTAAAGTTAAGAAATTCACTTACACAATTGAAGTGAGTGCATCGTATTCCACGCCATTTTAAAATCTATTCCCTAGCCGTCATCGCCACTAGGCATCCAATTAGCAAATGATCGACAATCTCGTGAGCATTATCACATAGAGAACATAGGGTTGAAAGTACCTTAATGCCCCTACCGGGAAGATTAACAGTCACAAGAATTATACCCAATGATGTCATCCACCCAAAACAATGATTCTTTAAGGGGATTACGTTTAAGCAACTGGTTATTGTTCCATTTGAGGAGCCAGAAATGGAATCAATCTTCTTATGCAATACATTGAATGAGTATCTTCCATCTGGTGTTAAACTAAACAAAAACCGTTTCGTGAGAGATCGACATTGACTTCCTACAACAAGTGTAATAAGTTATCCAGATCATTCAAATTCTTGGCCTCCATAGTTCTTGATTTACACCTCCATGTAAAATCTAATGTGGATATCCTCTCATAAACAAAACAACACTTCAATGTTTCTAGCTTGTATAACCTGGGGAATCTTTCTTGCATCGTTAATGGGCCACAACATTTGTCCTTCTAGAATAGAATATTCACATTCGATCTCGGGACTAGTTTGAAGAGTTCCTGATGATAAGTGATGTGGAATTCAAGTAGGCTTTTTATGGCTTGGCTATATCACACCATACTCTGCTGATTGAGGATTTTGCAATTAAAGTGATTggttttgtaacacccaaaatcaggaaggtcaagaaaggaaaggaaactctAAGTCAcagggccgactcgtcgagtccaaggaggaactcggcgagtccgagcgggatccgggtcgaggagtaagtgaccgactcggcgagtcggctaaggggactcggcgagtctggtttgaacgaggaaaaccctaattccgggagttgtatcctatataaagggagttATCTCCCTCCCTTAGCCTCCATttcatcctagagaacctgtaaaccctagatttcgtgtgagcttccatcatttgagagaattagctttagaggaaggaaattttggaaaggaacttgaagatcaagaaggttgcttcaaaggagaggtgtagatccaAGATCTACTTCaatttgtgttcatcttggaggtaataagctgccattttccctcatttacatctagatctatttttgttatgagatttgggggttttatggttgtttgagacccaattcgagtttgggggcttagatatgttgttgccacttcagatctagggttgggatggtccattatgtcataaagcatcagaagatgagtagttggtgaagcccttttgtccttaaacctagccctagtgtgttttgagcctagatctctttagttatatgtaaagtttgcaactttacgtgaggattgagctttggaagtatggatctatgatttggagcccctgcatggctcgaaaagccactgtaaggattaagaactggagcgactcggcgagtcacatgggtcgactcggcgagttggatgaagttgggcaggaactcggcgagttggaagaacaactcggcgagtctgttgaagattgccttggactcgacgagtctgttcttggactcgacgagtcatgtcgcaaaaccccaaacccttcgagttaagactcggatcagtgagttgagtgggaactcggtgagttggacagaacaggactcgaaaatcggtagactcggtgagtcaggggctgtctcggcgagtcgagtcgcggatGAAAGGATTCCGAGCTAATGAACTCGGCGACTAGGgttaacctggaaggttgactttgaccaagactttgactttgaccagagttgacttagttgactttcgggggacagttagactaagtgttgctttgatattggtagctcagggagctagaggagcaggagttcagagagttgtcgggcagcaacTAGAGGGGCTATCAACAAGTTTaacaagtgcaggtgagtttcctttttgtgtgaatgggtctaaggccacaatgccggcccatgtagttatgagtagaagacccgggggttagccctaggcacagtatgcttgtatgatattcaggacaaggtccaatgatagcgggcgggtgcccaaggaatggtttatataatagtttatacttgttgtctgtgtgatacatgtacgTGTcgggtagggaggtgagtgtgggcgaggtccaaAATGAAAAATcggttttgtaaaaagagtttgagaaagaaaacagttttagaaaagcaaaagaaCTCAGAAAGACAAGAATTTTGAaaggagaaaagggtgtggtgcatgcaatcaaccgagctcaagtaagtacccacaaaatacccttacaagtttatgatttgattatcagttagtagacaaaaatgctagattaggactaaggat is a window of Lactuca sativa cultivar Salinas chromosome 1, Lsat_Salinas_v11, whole genome shotgun sequence DNA encoding:
- the LOC111916538 gene encoding uncharacterized protein LOC111916538 — protein: MVRGTIEALQSFRNTGFASILPKVSFFQTHKIDTLDMEELYIGARNCKTTKTNRFHFEVEIINTVVDMKLIEYWDLFSETSTQLLEYMSALSPCDSFAQFDKSKSLKLGNLYKYDFDDSDMINLEGQLEIFYHFCIKDERFTHLKGIPDLSRLMVSIGKHRSYPLVYKLLKLALILLVATASVERCFSKMKLLKTDLRKKIGDDLMNDALLCNVEIEAHAKVENEKVMEWFQKMSA